Proteins found in one Zea mays cultivar B73 chromosome 1, Zm-B73-REFERENCE-NAM-5.0, whole genome shotgun sequence genomic segment:
- the LOC100193486 gene encoding homeobox-leucine zipper protein HOX19 isoform X3, with protein sequence MAQEDVHLDDAGLALGLSLGSGSGGASGAARHGGISRRLSREVRLPSPHPLEPSLTLSLPDEATATGSGGGGAAHSVSSLSVAGVKRERVDDAEGERASSTAALPRACAGAEDDDDDGSTRKKLRLTKEQSALLEDRFKEHSTLNPDEAEADGGGLRAAEALLRVADGGEPAAAAGAAGAPRAQVRPTPTGAAVVRDAGRRGGGRRSGAAAAVVHADADAGRRHAEPVPVLRPPGRARRRRQGRAQAQGSRHPPLLQPLHPLRRLLMMRAGQHAATQRSGSKQSTAPCR encoded by the exons ATGGCTCAGGAGGACGTGCACCTGGACGACGCAGGCCTCGCGCTGGGCCTGTCcctcggcagcggcagcggcggcgccTCTGGTGCGGCGCGCCACGGTGGTATCAGCCGCCGGCTGAGCAGGGAGGTGCGGCTGCCGTCGCCGCACCCGCTGGAGCCGTCGCTGACGCTGAGCTTGCCGGACGAAGCGACCGCGACCGGGTCCGGCGGGGGCGGGGCCGCGCACAGCGTGTCGTCGCTGTCAGTGGCGGGCGTGAAGAGGGAGCGCGTGGATGACGCCGAGGGAGAGCGGGCGTCGTCTACGGCCGCGTTGCCGCGGGCCTGCGCCGGcgccgaggacgacgacgacgacgggagCACGCGGAAGAAGCTGAGGCTGACCAAGGAGCAGTCCGCGCTCCTGGAGGACCGCTTCAAGGAGCACAGCACCCTGAACCCG GACGAAGCTGAAGCAGACGGAGGTGGACTGCGAGCTGCTGAAGCGCTGCTGCGAGTCGCTGACGGAGGAGAACCGGCGGCTGCAGCGGGAGCTGCAGGAGCTCCGCGCGCTCAAGTTCGCCCCACACCCACAGGCGCCGCCGTCGTCCGCGACGCAggccggcgcggcggcgggcgtcgttccggcgccgccgccgccgttgtaCATGCAGATGCAGATGCCGGCCGCCGCCACGCTGAGCCTGTGCCCGTCCTGCGACCGCCTGGCCGGGCCCGGCGCCGCCGCCAAGGCCGAGCCCAGGCCCAAGGCAGCCGCCACCCACCACTTCTTCAACCCCTTCACCCACTCCGCCGCCTGCTGATGATGAGGGCAGGGCAGCACGCAGCCACGCAACGCAGCGGCAGTAAACAGAGCACCGCCCCGTGCAGATAA
- the LOC100193486 gene encoding Homeobox-leucine zipper protein HOX19, with protein MAQEDVHLDDAGLALGLSLGSGSGGASGAARHGGISRRLSREVRLPSPHPLEPSLTLSLPDEATATGSGGGGAAHSVSSLSVAGVKRERVDDAEGERASSTAALPRACAGAEDDDDDGSTRKKLRLTKEQSALLEDRFKEHSTLNPKQKVALAKQLKLRPRQVEVWFQNRRARTKLKQTEVDCELLKRCCESLTEENRRLQRELQELRALKFAPHPQAPPSSATQAGAAAGVVPAPPPPLYMQMQMPAAATLSLCPSCDRLAGPGAAAKAEPRPKAAATHHFFNPFTHSAAC; from the exons ATGGCTCAGGAGGACGTGCACCTGGACGACGCAGGCCTCGCGCTGGGCCTGTCcctcggcagcggcagcggcggcgccTCTGGTGCGGCGCGCCACGGTGGTATCAGCCGCCGGCTGAGCAGGGAGGTGCGGCTGCCGTCGCCGCACCCGCTGGAGCCGTCGCTGACGCTGAGCTTGCCGGACGAAGCGACCGCGACCGGGTCCGGCGGGGGCGGGGCCGCGCACAGCGTGTCGTCGCTGTCAGTGGCGGGCGTGAAGAGGGAGCGCGTGGATGACGCCGAGGGAGAGCGGGCGTCGTCTACGGCCGCGTTGCCGCGGGCCTGCGCCGGcgccgaggacgacgacgacgacgggagCACGCGGAAGAAGCTGAGGCTGACCAAGGAGCAGTCCGCGCTCCTGGAGGACCGCTTCAAGGAGCACAGCACCCTGAACCCG AAGCAGAAAGTCGCGTTGGCGAAGCAACTGAAGCTGAGGCCACGGCAGGTGGAGGTGTGGTTCCAAAACAGGCGAGCAAG GACGAAGCTGAAGCAGACGGAGGTGGACTGCGAGCTGCTGAAGCGCTGCTGCGAGTCGCTGACGGAGGAGAACCGGCGGCTGCAGCGGGAGCTGCAGGAGCTCCGCGCGCTCAAGTTCGCCCCACACCCACAGGCGCCGCCGTCGTCCGCGACGCAggccggcgcggcggcgggcgtcgttccggcgccgccgccgccgttgtaCATGCAGATGCAGATGCCGGCCGCCGCCACGCTGAGCCTGTGCCCGTCCTGCGACCGCCTGGCCGGGCCCGGCGCCGCCGCCAAGGCCGAGCCCAGGCCCAAGGCAGCCGCCACCCACCACTTCTTCAACCCCTTCACCCACTCCGCCGCCTGCTGA
- the LOC100193486 gene encoding homeobox-leucine zipper protein HOX19 isoform X2: MAQEDVHLDDAGLALGLSLGSGSGGASGAARHGGISRRLSREVRLPSPHPLEPSLTLSLPDEATATGSGGGGAAHSVSSLSVAGVKRERVDDAEGERASSTAALPRACAGAEDDDDDGSTRKKLRLTKEQSALLEDRFKEHSTLNPKVALAKQLKLRPRQVEVWFQNRRARTKLKQTEVDCELLKRCCESLTEENRRLQRELQELRALKFAPHPQAPPSSATQAGAAAGVVPAPPPPLYMQMQMPAAATLSLCPSCDRLAGPGAAAKAEPRPKAAATHHFFNPFTHSAAC, from the exons ATGGCTCAGGAGGACGTGCACCTGGACGACGCAGGCCTCGCGCTGGGCCTGTCcctcggcagcggcagcggcggcgccTCTGGTGCGGCGCGCCACGGTGGTATCAGCCGCCGGCTGAGCAGGGAGGTGCGGCTGCCGTCGCCGCACCCGCTGGAGCCGTCGCTGACGCTGAGCTTGCCGGACGAAGCGACCGCGACCGGGTCCGGCGGGGGCGGGGCCGCGCACAGCGTGTCGTCGCTGTCAGTGGCGGGCGTGAAGAGGGAGCGCGTGGATGACGCCGAGGGAGAGCGGGCGTCGTCTACGGCCGCGTTGCCGCGGGCCTGCGCCGGcgccgaggacgacgacgacgacgggagCACGCGGAAGAAGCTGAGGCTGACCAAGGAGCAGTCCGCGCTCCTGGAGGACCGCTTCAAGGAGCACAGCACCCTGAACCCG AAAGTCGCGTTGGCGAAGCAACTGAAGCTGAGGCCACGGCAGGTGGAGGTGTGGTTCCAAAACAGGCGAGCAAG GACGAAGCTGAAGCAGACGGAGGTGGACTGCGAGCTGCTGAAGCGCTGCTGCGAGTCGCTGACGGAGGAGAACCGGCGGCTGCAGCGGGAGCTGCAGGAGCTCCGCGCGCTCAAGTTCGCCCCACACCCACAGGCGCCGCCGTCGTCCGCGACGCAggccggcgcggcggcgggcgtcgttccggcgccgccgccgccgttgtaCATGCAGATGCAGATGCCGGCCGCCGCCACGCTGAGCCTGTGCCCGTCCTGCGACCGCCTGGCCGGGCCCGGCGCCGCCGCCAAGGCCGAGCCCAGGCCCAAGGCAGCCGCCACCCACCACTTCTTCAACCCCTTCACCCACTCCGCCGCCTGCTGA
- the LOC100193486 gene encoding homeobox-leucine zipper protein HOX19 isoform X1 yields MAQEDVHLDDAGLALGLSLGSGSGGASGAARHGGISRRLSREVRLPSPHPLEPSLTLSLPDEATATGSGGGGAAHSVSSLSVAGVKRERVDDAEGERASSTAALPRACAGAEDDDDDGSTRKKLRLTKEQSALLEDRFKEHSTLNPKQKVALAKQLKLRPRQVEVWFQNRRASRARRTKLKQTEVDCELLKRCCESLTEENRRLQRELQELRALKFAPHPQAPPSSATQAGAAAGVVPAPPPPLYMQMQMPAAATLSLCPSCDRLAGPGAAAKAEPRPKAAATHHFFNPFTHSAAC; encoded by the exons ATGGCTCAGGAGGACGTGCACCTGGACGACGCAGGCCTCGCGCTGGGCCTGTCcctcggcagcggcagcggcggcgccTCTGGTGCGGCGCGCCACGGTGGTATCAGCCGCCGGCTGAGCAGGGAGGTGCGGCTGCCGTCGCCGCACCCGCTGGAGCCGTCGCTGACGCTGAGCTTGCCGGACGAAGCGACCGCGACCGGGTCCGGCGGGGGCGGGGCCGCGCACAGCGTGTCGTCGCTGTCAGTGGCGGGCGTGAAGAGGGAGCGCGTGGATGACGCCGAGGGAGAGCGGGCGTCGTCTACGGCCGCGTTGCCGCGGGCCTGCGCCGGcgccgaggacgacgacgacgacgggagCACGCGGAAGAAGCTGAGGCTGACCAAGGAGCAGTCCGCGCTCCTGGAGGACCGCTTCAAGGAGCACAGCACCCTGAACCCG AAGCAGAAAGTCGCGTTGGCGAAGCAACTGAAGCTGAGGCCACGGCAGGTGGAGGTGTGGTTCCAAAACAGGCGAGCAAG CCGCGCGCGCAGGACGAAGCTGAAGCAGACGGAGGTGGACTGCGAGCTGCTGAAGCGCTGCTGCGAGTCGCTGACGGAGGAGAACCGGCGGCTGCAGCGGGAGCTGCAGGAGCTCCGCGCGCTCAAGTTCGCCCCACACCCACAGGCGCCGCCGTCGTCCGCGACGCAggccggcgcggcggcgggcgtcgttccggcgccgccgccgccgttgtaCATGCAGATGCAGATGCCGGCCGCCGCCACGCTGAGCCTGTGCCCGTCCTGCGACCGCCTGGCCGGGCCCGGCGCCGCCGCCAAGGCCGAGCCCAGGCCCAAGGCAGCCGCCACCCACCACTTCTTCAACCCCTTCACCCACTCCGCCGCCTGCTGA